Proteins from a single region of Streptomyces glaucescens:
- a CDS encoding ADP-ribosylglycohydrolase family protein → MTPKREECRGDGSRAESLAERITGALVGAAVGDALGGPVEGYSPDQILERHGGRVHGVVGPWNGDAWRTARPIAPYHKGDGHVTDDTLMTHALVRVYATVRDHLDAYAIAGHLVPDLMTTPRWIPELEAEALPLHRLFLAEKWLVARIHYGHADPREAGVGNIVNCGAAMYTAPVGLVNAAHPAGAYAEALDVAGAHQSSYGREAAGVFAAAVAAACAPGATPDAVVAACLSLAKDGTRAAIERVCETAARHTDFESALVPLRAAVAPYDTVGPDYRNPSLGARRPSRLHAIEELPIALGMLLVAGGDYRHAVLGAVNYGRDCDSIATMAGALAGALGSPVPQEWAKTVAEASRLDLHEPARVLTEVTREVFTRDVRRRRAHEAAFAALGGPACSG, encoded by the coding sequence ATGACTCCCAAAAGAGAAGAATGCCGAGGAGACGGGAGCCGGGCGGAGTCCCTGGCCGAACGGATCACCGGCGCGCTGGTCGGGGCCGCCGTCGGCGACGCCCTCGGCGGCCCCGTGGAGGGCTACTCCCCCGACCAGATCCTCGAACGCCACGGCGGCCGGGTGCACGGCGTCGTCGGTCCCTGGAACGGCGACGCCTGGCGCACCGCCCGCCCCATCGCGCCGTACCACAAGGGCGACGGCCACGTCACCGACGACACCCTGATGACGCACGCGCTGGTCCGCGTGTACGCGACGGTCCGCGACCACCTGGACGCCTACGCGATCGCCGGCCACCTGGTGCCGGACCTGATGACGACCCCGCGCTGGATCCCCGAACTGGAGGCCGAGGCCCTGCCGTTGCACCGCCTCTTCCTGGCCGAGAAGTGGCTCGTCGCGCGGATCCACTACGGCCACGCGGACCCCCGCGAGGCAGGCGTCGGCAACATCGTCAACTGCGGGGCGGCGATGTACACGGCGCCCGTCGGCCTGGTCAACGCGGCCCATCCGGCGGGCGCGTACGCGGAGGCGCTGGACGTCGCGGGCGCCCACCAGTCGTCGTACGGCCGGGAGGCGGCCGGGGTGTTCGCGGCGGCGGTGGCCGCGGCCTGCGCCCCCGGCGCGACCCCGGACGCGGTGGTGGCCGCCTGCCTGTCCCTGGCGAAGGACGGCACCCGCGCGGCGATCGAGCGGGTCTGCGAGACGGCCGCCCGCCACACCGACTTCGAGTCGGCGCTGGTCCCGCTGCGCGCGGCGGTGGCCCCGTACGACACGGTCGGCCCCGACTACCGCAACCCGTCCCTGGGGGCCCGCCGCCCCTCCCGGCTGCACGCGATCGAGGAGCTGCCCATCGCGCTGGGCATGCTGCTGGTGGCGGGCGGCGACTACCGCCACGCGGTGCTCGGCGCGGTCAACTACGGCCGCGACTGCGACTCCATCGCCACCATGGCCGGCGCGCTGGCCGGCGCCCTCGGCTCCCCGGTCCCACAGGAGTGGGCGAAGACCGTCGCCGAGGCCAGCCGGCTGGACCTGCACGAACCGGCCCGCGTCCTCACCGAGGTGACCCGGGAGGTCTTCACCCGTGACGTACGGCGCCGCCGCGCCCACGAGGCGGCGTTCGCCGCGCTGGGAGGCCCCGCATGCTCCGGCTGA
- a CDS encoding ADP-ribosylglycohydrolase family protein: MLRLTWVQPEDLLGHELRQAAQDGREPSAVAERWKAAGGCEAPARAGASPQPCSRYLRLLAEDLLDELADLPSSLADREPTDLDRIVSLCPHWPSAPAPAPPADLLPRLHAAWLGRAVGCLLGKPVEKLPLDGIRQLARATGNWPLSGYFTARGLPADLAAEYPWNRRSATTSLAENIDGMPEDDDLDYPLLNLLLLRRHGRDFTTEDVAALWLDLLPAGRAFTAERVAYRNLLCGLEPPRTARHRNPFREWIGALIRADVHGWTNPGDPARAAAQAHRDATLTHTANGVYAAMFTAAVIARAATGTADVHACLRTGLTVVPPGSRLARAVRHALELAATHDDFDTVVDELHTAHRGAHWVHAVPNTALIAAALTHAGGDFTGSVCRAVSGGWDTDSNGATAGSVAALLAGTPDALPERWTAPLKNRLTTSLAGFDGSGFDALAQLTLQEAMRP; this comes from the coding sequence ATGCTCCGGCTGACCTGGGTACAGCCCGAGGACCTGCTCGGCCACGAACTGCGCCAGGCCGCCCAGGACGGCCGCGAGCCCTCGGCGGTCGCCGAGCGCTGGAAGGCGGCGGGCGGCTGCGAGGCCCCCGCCCGGGCCGGCGCCTCCCCCCAGCCGTGCTCCCGCTACCTGCGCCTGCTCGCGGAGGACCTGCTGGACGAACTGGCCGACCTGCCCAGCAGCCTGGCCGACCGGGAACCGACGGACCTGGACCGGATCGTCTCCCTGTGCCCGCACTGGCCGTCCGCACCGGCCCCCGCTCCCCCGGCGGACCTGCTCCCCCGGCTGCACGCCGCCTGGCTGGGCCGGGCCGTCGGCTGCCTGCTCGGCAAGCCCGTGGAGAAGCTCCCCCTCGACGGCATCCGCCAACTGGCCCGCGCCACCGGCAACTGGCCCCTGAGCGGCTACTTCACGGCCCGTGGCCTGCCCGCCGACCTCGCCGCCGAGTACCCCTGGAACCGCCGCTCGGCCACCACCTCCCTCGCCGAGAACATCGACGGCATGCCCGAGGACGACGACCTCGACTACCCCCTGCTCAACCTGCTCCTGCTGCGGCGCCACGGCCGGGACTTCACCACCGAGGACGTGGCCGCCCTCTGGCTCGACCTGCTCCCCGCCGGCCGGGCCTTCACCGCCGAGCGCGTCGCCTACCGCAATCTGCTCTGCGGCCTCGAACCCCCGCGCACCGCCCGCCACCGCAATCCGTTCCGCGAGTGGATCGGCGCGCTGATCCGCGCCGACGTGCACGGCTGGACGAACCCGGGCGACCCCGCCCGCGCCGCCGCCCAGGCGCACCGCGACGCCACCCTCACCCACACCGCCAACGGCGTCTACGCGGCGATGTTCACGGCCGCCGTCATCGCCCGCGCCGCCACCGGCACGGCCGACGTCCACGCCTGCCTGCGCACCGGCCTCACCGTGGTCCCGCCCGGCTCCCGGCTGGCCCGCGCGGTGCGGCACGCCCTGGAACTCGCCGCCACGCACGACGACTTCGACACGGTCGTGGACGAACTGCACACCGCCCACCGGGGCGCCCACTGGGTGCACGCCGTCCCCAACACCGCCCTGATCGCCGCCGCTCTCACCCACGCCGGCGGCGACTTCACCGGCTCCGTCTGCCGGGCGGTGTCCGGCGGCTGGGACACCGACTCCAACGGCGCCACGGCGGGCAGCGTCGCCGCCCTGCTGGCCGGCACCCCGGACGCCCTGCCCGAGCGCTGGACGGCCCCGCTGAAGAACCGCCTGACCACGTCGCTCGCCGGCTTCGACGGCAGCGGGTTCGACGCCCTGGCCCAGCTCACCCTCCAGGAGGCGATGCGCCCATGA
- a CDS encoding CaiB/BaiF CoA transferase family protein: MTEAPSPPPPPLTGLRVLDLATLFAGPLAATLLGDFGADVVKVEHPTRPDPSRGHGPSKDGVGLWWKLLGRNKRTITLDLSRPGGRATLLRLAAGADVIIENFRPGTLEKWDLGWPELSAANPRLVLARVTGFGQFGPYARRPGFGTLAEALSGFAAITGEPDAPPTLPPFGLADSIAGLATAYAVLTALAARDRTGAGQVVDLALIEPILTVLGPHPLWYDQLGHVQPRTGNRSQNNAPRNTYRTADGTWVAVSTSAQSVAERVMHLVGRPELIDEPWFATGADRARHADVLDEAVGAWIARHTRADVLAAFEKAEAAVAPVQDVTDVMTDPQYAALGTITTVDDPELGPLRMQNVLFRLSATPGAIRWAGRPHGADTEAVLTEAGLTPDELAALRAEGAL; this comes from the coding sequence ATGACCGAGGCACCGTCTCCCCCGCCACCCCCGCTCACCGGACTGCGCGTCCTCGACCTCGCCACCCTGTTCGCCGGCCCGCTCGCCGCCACTCTGCTCGGCGACTTCGGCGCGGACGTCGTCAAGGTGGAGCACCCCACCCGGCCCGACCCGTCCCGCGGCCACGGCCCGTCGAAGGACGGCGTGGGCCTGTGGTGGAAGCTGCTCGGCCGCAACAAGCGCACCATCACCCTCGACCTGTCCAGGCCGGGCGGCCGCGCCACCCTGCTCCGCCTCGCCGCCGGCGCGGACGTGATCATCGAGAACTTCCGCCCCGGCACCCTGGAGAAGTGGGACCTGGGCTGGCCGGAACTGTCCGCCGCCAACCCCCGGCTGGTGCTGGCCCGGGTGACCGGCTTCGGCCAGTTCGGCCCGTACGCCCGCCGCCCCGGCTTCGGCACCCTCGCCGAGGCGCTGAGCGGCTTCGCCGCGATCACCGGCGAGCCGGACGCGCCGCCGACCCTCCCGCCGTTCGGCCTCGCCGACTCCATCGCGGGCCTGGCGACGGCGTACGCCGTGCTGACCGCGCTCGCCGCCCGCGACCGCACCGGCGCGGGCCAGGTCGTCGACCTGGCGCTCATCGAGCCGATCCTCACCGTGCTCGGCCCGCATCCGCTCTGGTACGACCAGCTGGGCCACGTCCAGCCGCGCACCGGCAACCGCTCCCAGAACAACGCGCCGCGCAACACCTACCGCACCGCCGACGGCACCTGGGTCGCCGTCTCCACCTCCGCCCAGTCGGTCGCCGAACGCGTGATGCACCTGGTCGGCCGCCCGGAGCTGATCGACGAGCCCTGGTTCGCGACGGGCGCCGACCGCGCCCGCCACGCCGACGTGCTCGACGAGGCGGTGGGCGCCTGGATCGCCCGGCACACCCGCGCCGACGTCCTGGCCGCCTTCGAGAAGGCGGAGGCGGCCGTCGCGCCCGTCCAGGACGTGACGGACGTGATGACCGACCCCCAGTACGCGGCCCTCGGCACCATCACCACCGTCGACGACCCCGAGCTGGGCCCGCTGCGCATGCAGAACGTCCTGTTCCGGCTCTCCGCGACGCCCGGCGCGATCCGCTGGGCCGGCCGTCCGCACGGCGCGGACACCGAGGCGGTCCTCACCGAGGCGGGCCTCACCCCGGACGAGCTGGCCGCGCTGCGCGCGGAGGGCGCGCTGTGA
- a CDS encoding HpcH/HpaI aldolase/citrate lyase family protein, protein MIPLTWLYAPGDHPRTVAKALTSGADVVIVDLEDAVAPDRKEYARAATAELLAEAQPVPVHVRVNALGTPLAAADVRALAGLPGVSGLRLPKVTAPEQIVRVAERATPAGGGTPALHALLESALGIERAHAIATAHPALRGIALGEADLCADLGVRDDAGLGWPRSRVVVAARAAGLPPPTQSVHPDTRDLKGLAASCAHGRALGFLGRAAIHPRQLPIIERAYLPGPEEVEQAETVVKAAARQRGAQALEDGTFIDAAVVAAARRTLSLARRR, encoded by the coding sequence GTGATCCCGCTGACCTGGCTGTACGCCCCGGGCGACCATCCGCGCACGGTCGCCAAGGCGCTCACCAGCGGCGCCGACGTGGTGATCGTCGACCTGGAGGACGCGGTCGCCCCGGACCGCAAGGAGTACGCCCGCGCCGCCACCGCCGAGCTGCTCGCCGAGGCCCAGCCGGTCCCCGTGCACGTCCGTGTGAACGCCCTCGGCACGCCGCTCGCGGCGGCGGACGTACGGGCACTGGCCGGGCTGCCCGGGGTGTCCGGCCTGCGCCTGCCGAAGGTGACCGCCCCCGAGCAGATCGTCCGGGTCGCCGAACGCGCCACCCCCGCCGGGGGCGGCACGCCGGCCCTGCACGCCCTGCTGGAGTCCGCCCTCGGCATCGAGCGCGCCCACGCCATCGCCACCGCCCACCCGGCCCTGCGCGGCATCGCGCTCGGCGAGGCCGACCTCTGCGCCGACCTCGGCGTACGGGATGACGCGGGCCTGGGGTGGCCGCGCTCGCGGGTGGTCGTCGCCGCCCGCGCGGCCGGGCTGCCTCCTCCCACCCAGTCGGTCCACCCCGACACCCGGGACCTGAAGGGCCTGGCCGCCTCCTGCGCCCACGGCCGCGCGCTCGGCTTCCTGGGCCGCGCCGCGATCCACCCCCGTCAACTGCCCATCATCGAGCGGGCCTACCTGCCCGGCCCGGAGGAGGTCGAGCAGGCGGAGACGGTGGTGAAGGCGGCGGCCCGGCAGCGGGGCGCGCAGGCGCTGGAGGACGGCACCTTCATCGACGCGGCGGTGGTGGCGGCGGCGCGGCGCACGCTGTCCCTGGCCCGCCGCCGCTGA
- the lgt gene encoding prolipoprotein diacylglyceryl transferase, which yields MELAYIPSPSRGVIHLGPIPLRGYAFCIIIGVFVAVWLGNKRWIARGGRAGTVADIAVWAVPFGLIGGRLYHVITDYQLYFSEGRDWVDAFKIWEGGLGIWGAIAFGALGAWIGCRRRGIPLPAYADAVAPGIAFAQAIGRWGNWFNQELYGRETDLPWALHITSTADGRMPGYYHPTFLYESLWCVGVALLVIWADRRFKLGHGRAFALYVAAYCAGRFWIEYMRVDDAHHFLGLRLNNWTALVVFLLAVVYIVVSAKKRPGREGVVEPGAQPSDGGTQDESPEAGDEPGAEKGEKPGDAGRADHSTGDEKAGGRDAADETESAK from the coding sequence ATGGAACTTGCCTACATTCCCAGCCCGTCGCGCGGGGTGATCCACCTCGGCCCCATTCCGCTGCGCGGCTACGCGTTCTGCATCATCATCGGTGTCTTCGTTGCCGTCTGGCTCGGCAACAAGCGGTGGATCGCCCGCGGCGGGAGGGCCGGCACGGTCGCCGACATCGCTGTCTGGGCGGTGCCGTTCGGCCTGATCGGCGGCCGGCTGTACCACGTCATCACGGACTACCAGCTGTACTTCAGCGAGGGCCGTGACTGGGTGGACGCCTTCAAGATCTGGGAGGGCGGCCTCGGCATCTGGGGCGCGATCGCGTTCGGCGCGCTCGGCGCGTGGATCGGCTGCCGTCGCCGCGGCATCCCGCTGCCCGCCTACGCCGACGCCGTCGCGCCCGGCATCGCCTTCGCCCAGGCGATCGGCCGCTGGGGCAACTGGTTCAACCAGGAGCTGTACGGGCGCGAGACCGACCTGCCGTGGGCGCTGCACATCACCTCCACCGCCGACGGCCGGATGCCCGGGTACTACCACCCGACGTTCCTGTACGAGTCGCTGTGGTGCGTGGGCGTGGCGCTGCTGGTGATCTGGGCGGACCGGCGCTTCAAGCTGGGACACGGCCGCGCCTTCGCGCTGTACGTCGCCGCGTACTGCGCGGGCCGGTTCTGGATCGAGTACATGCGCGTCGACGACGCCCACCACTTCCTGGGCCTGCGGCTGAACAACTGGACCGCGCTGGTCGTCTTCCTGCTCGCCGTGGTCTACATCGTGGTGTCCGCGAAGAAGCGGCCGGGCCGGGAGGGCGTGGTGGAGCCGGGTGCCCAGCCGTCCGACGGCGGCACGCAGGACGAGTCCCCGGAGGCCGGCGACGAGCCCGGCGCGGAGAAGGGCGAGAAGCCGGGCGACGCCGGGCGGGCGGATCACTCCACCGGGGACGAGAAGGCCGGGGGACGGGACGCCGCGGACGAGACCGAGTCGGCGAAATAG
- a CDS encoding DsbA family protein — MSEKNRDGKRTARERLAAEREKQKAAERRRRGLIVGASVVCVLGLAAVIGVVAANAGKDDGGDNAGPVVAPSGANGEDSLVIPVGESGARSTLTVWEDFRCPACKSFESTYRSTIHELTDAGQLKVEYRLATIIDGNMGGSGSRTAANAAACAQDAGKFVEYHDVLFAEQPPETDDAFARTDKLIELAGKVDGLDTPAFRTCVEDGTHGAWVDKSAQAFNKGGFSGTPTVLLNGQNIYRDQTMTPAKLKQQVQEAAKG; from the coding sequence GTGAGCGAGAAAAACCGTGACGGAAAGCGCACTGCCCGGGAACGGCTGGCGGCGGAGCGCGAGAAGCAGAAGGCCGCGGAGAGGCGGCGCCGGGGGCTGATCGTGGGCGCGAGCGTCGTCTGCGTGCTGGGCCTCGCGGCGGTGATCGGCGTGGTCGCCGCGAACGCGGGCAAGGACGACGGCGGTGACAACGCGGGCCCGGTCGTGGCGCCCTCGGGGGCCAACGGCGAGGACAGCCTGGTCATCCCGGTCGGCGAGAGCGGCGCGAGGTCGACGCTCACCGTCTGGGAGGACTTCCGCTGCCCGGCCTGCAAGTCGTTCGAGAGCACCTACCGCTCGACGATCCACGAGCTGACGGACGCCGGCCAGCTCAAGGTGGAGTACCGGCTGGCCACGATCATCGACGGGAACATGGGCGGCAGCGGCTCCCGCACGGCCGCCAACGCCGCGGCCTGCGCCCAGGACGCCGGGAAGTTCGTCGAGTACCACGACGTGCTGTTCGCCGAACAGCCCCCCGAGACCGACGACGCGTTCGCCCGGACGGACAAGCTCATCGAGCTGGCGGGCAAGGTCGACGGCCTGGACACTCCCGCGTTCCGCACCTGTGTCGAGGACGGCACGCACGGCGCCTGGGTCGACAAGTCGGCCCAGGCCTTCAACAAGGGCGGCTTCAGCGGCACCCCGACCGTGCTGCTGAACGGCCAGAACATCTACCGGGACCAGACGATGACCCCGGCCAAGCTCAAGCAGCAGGTGCAGGAGGCCGCCAAGGGATGA
- the trpA gene encoding tryptophan synthase subunit alpha, with the protein MSGNIRLLTDTLAAAKAEGRAALIAYLPAGFPTVDGGIDAVKAVLDGGADVVEVGLPHSDPVLDGPVIQTADDIALRGGVRIADVMRTVREASAATGKPVLVMTYWNPVDRYGVERFTAELAEAGGAGCILPDLPVQESALWREHAEKHGLATVFVVAPSSKDKRLAEITAAGSGFVYAASLMGVTGTRESVGTQAQNLVERTRATTGLPVCVGLGVSDAAQAAEVAGFADGVIVGSAFVKRMLDAPDHAAGVEAVRALAGELAKGVRGQA; encoded by the coding sequence GTGAGCGGGAACATCCGGCTGCTGACCGACACGCTCGCCGCGGCGAAGGCCGAGGGCCGCGCCGCGCTCATCGCCTACCTCCCGGCCGGGTTCCCGACCGTGGACGGCGGCATCGACGCGGTCAAGGCCGTCCTGGACGGCGGCGCGGACGTGGTCGAGGTCGGTCTGCCGCACAGCGACCCGGTCCTGGACGGCCCGGTCATCCAGACCGCCGACGACATCGCCCTGCGCGGCGGCGTGAGAATCGCCGACGTCATGCGCACGGTCCGCGAGGCGTCCGCGGCCACCGGCAAGCCGGTGCTCGTCATGACGTACTGGAACCCCGTCGACCGCTACGGCGTCGAGCGGTTCACCGCCGAGCTGGCCGAGGCGGGCGGCGCCGGCTGCATCCTGCCCGACCTGCCGGTGCAGGAGTCCGCCCTGTGGCGGGAGCACGCCGAGAAGCACGGGCTCGCGACTGTGTTCGTGGTGGCGCCCAGCAGCAAGGACAAGCGGCTGGCCGAGATCACCGCGGCCGGCAGCGGCTTCGTGTACGCCGCCTCCCTGATGGGGGTCACGGGTACCCGCGAGTCGGTCGGCACGCAGGCGCAGAACCTGGTGGAGCGCACCCGCGCCACCACCGGACTGCCGGTCTGCGTGGGCCTCGGCGTCTCCGACGCCGCGCAGGCCGCCGAGGTCGCCGGGTTCGCCGACGGGGTGATCGTCGGCTCGGCCTTCGTCAAGCGGATGCTGGACGCCCCCGACCACGCGGCCGGCGTGGAGGCCGTCCGGGCGCTCGCGGGCGAGCTGGCGAAGGGCGTGCGCGGACAGGCGTAG
- the trpB gene encoding tryptophan synthase subunit beta, which produces MPSNFFVPDPEGQVPNPDGYFGAFGGKFIPEALVAAVDEVAVEYDKAKNDPEFARELDELLADYTGRPSALTEVPRFAAEAGGARIFLKREDLNHTGSHKINNVLGQALLTRRMGKTRVIAETGAGQHGVATATACALFGLDCTIYMGEVDTRRQALNVARMRMLGAEVIAVKSGSRTLKDAINEAFRDWVANVDHTHYLFGTVAGPHPFPAMVRDFHRVIGVEARRQLLERAGRLPDAAIACVGGGSNAIGLFHAFIPDESVRLIGCEPAGHGVESGEHAATLTAGEPGILHGSRSYVLQDEEGQITEPYSISAGLDYPGIGPEHSYLKDTGRAEYRAVTDDAAMQALRLLSRTEGIIPAIESAHALAGALEVGRELGEDGLIVVNLSGRGDKDMDTAARYFGLYDTDAEVAEDASGTAEIEGDAK; this is translated from the coding sequence ATGCCCAGCAACTTCTTCGTCCCCGACCCCGAAGGCCAGGTCCCGAATCCGGACGGCTACTTCGGCGCGTTCGGCGGCAAGTTCATCCCGGAGGCCCTCGTCGCGGCGGTCGACGAGGTGGCCGTCGAGTACGACAAGGCCAAGAACGACCCGGAGTTCGCCCGCGAGCTGGACGAACTCCTCGCCGACTACACGGGCCGCCCCTCGGCGCTCACCGAGGTCCCCCGCTTCGCCGCGGAAGCGGGCGGCGCCCGCATCTTCCTCAAGCGCGAGGACCTGAACCACACCGGCTCACACAAGATCAACAACGTGCTCGGCCAGGCGCTGCTCACCAGGCGCATGGGCAAGACCCGCGTCATCGCCGAGACCGGCGCCGGCCAGCACGGCGTCGCCACGGCGACCGCCTGCGCGCTCTTCGGCCTCGACTGCACCATCTACATGGGCGAGGTCGACACCCGTCGCCAGGCCCTCAACGTCGCCCGGATGCGCATGCTCGGCGCCGAGGTCATCGCCGTGAAGTCGGGCAGCCGCACCCTCAAGGACGCCATCAACGAGGCGTTCCGCGACTGGGTCGCCAACGTCGATCACACCCACTACCTGTTCGGCACCGTCGCGGGCCCGCACCCCTTCCCGGCCATGGTCCGCGACTTCCACCGGGTCATCGGCGTCGAGGCCCGCCGCCAGCTATTGGAGCGCGCCGGACGCCTGCCCGACGCCGCGATCGCCTGCGTCGGCGGCGGCTCCAACGCCATCGGCCTGTTCCACGCCTTCATCCCCGACGAGTCCGTCCGCCTGATCGGCTGCGAGCCGGCCGGGCACGGCGTGGAGAGCGGCGAGCACGCGGCCACCCTGACCGCGGGCGAGCCCGGCATCCTGCACGGCTCCCGCTCCTACGTCCTCCAGGACGAGGAGGGCCAGATCACCGAGCCGTACTCGATCTCCGCCGGCCTGGACTACCCGGGCATCGGCCCCGAGCACTCCTACCTCAAGGACACCGGCCGCGCCGAGTACCGCGCGGTCACCGACGACGCTGCCATGCAGGCACTGCGCCTGCTGTCCCGCACCGAGGGCATCATCCCGGCCATCGAGAGCGCCCACGCCCTGGCCGGCGCCCTGGAGGTCGGCCGGGAACTCGGCGAGGACGGGCTGATCGTGGTCAACCTGTCCGGCCGCGGCGACAAGGACATGGACACCGCCGCGCGCTACTTCGGCCTGTACGACACCGACGCCGAGGTCGCCGAGGACGCCTCCGGCACCGCCGAGATCGAGGGGGACGCCAAGTGA
- the trpM gene encoding tryptophan biosynthesis modulator TrpM, giving the protein MTYALTAPMARDPYARLARGCRPRGCRAPARRVHGRRVRYVIGDEPGQVNGRRWQRPPQGRGGSG; this is encoded by the coding sequence ATGACGTACGCACTCACCGCGCCGATGGCCCGGGACCCGTACGCCCGCCTCGCGCGCGGCTGCCGGCCCCGTGGCTGCCGTGCCCCCGCCCGCCGGGTGCACGGCCGCCGGGTGCGGTACGTCATCGGTGACGAGCCCGGGCAGGTCAACGGCCGCCGATGGCAGCGCCCCCCTCAGGGGCGCGGGGGCTCAGGCTGA
- the trpC gene encoding indole-3-glycerol phosphate synthase TrpC has protein sequence MSVLDEIIDGVRADLAERQARVSLDELKERAAKAPAAKDGVAALRGDGVKVICEVKRSSPSKGALAAIADPAGLAADYEAGGAAVISVLTEERRFGGSLADLEAVRARVDIPVLRKDFIVTSYQLWEARAYGADLALLIVAALDQPALESLIERAVSIGLTPLVEVHDEDEVERAVDAGAKVIGVNARNLKTLEVDRGTFERVAPEIPDSIVKVAESGVRGPHDLIAYANAGADAVLVGESLVTGKDPKTAVADLVAAGEHPALRHGRG, from the coding sequence GTGAGTGTGCTCGACGAGATCATCGACGGAGTCCGTGCCGACCTCGCGGAACGGCAGGCGCGCGTCAGCCTCGACGAGCTCAAGGAGCGCGCGGCGAAGGCTCCCGCGGCCAAGGACGGGGTGGCCGCGCTCAGGGGCGACGGCGTCAAGGTGATCTGCGAGGTGAAGCGTTCCAGCCCGTCCAAGGGCGCGCTCGCCGCGATCGCCGACCCCGCGGGCCTCGCCGCGGACTACGAGGCGGGCGGCGCGGCCGTCATCTCGGTCCTCACCGAGGAGCGCCGCTTCGGCGGCTCGCTCGCCGACCTGGAGGCGGTCCGCGCGCGCGTGGACATCCCCGTCCTGCGCAAGGACTTCATCGTCACCTCCTACCAGCTCTGGGAGGCCCGCGCCTACGGTGCCGACCTCGCCCTGCTGATCGTCGCCGCCCTCGACCAGCCGGCCCTGGAGTCGCTGATCGAGCGAGCCGTCTCCATCGGCCTGACCCCGCTCGTCGAGGTCCACGACGAGGACGAGGTCGAGCGCGCGGTCGACGCGGGCGCCAAGGTCATCGGCGTCAACGCGCGCAACCTGAAGACGCTGGAGGTCGACCGCGGCACCTTCGAGCGGGTGGCGCCGGAGATCCCGGACAGCATCGTCAAGGTCGCCGAGTCCGGCGTCCGCGGCCCGCACGACCTGATCGCCTACGCCAACGCCGGCGCCGACGCGGTCCTGGTCGGCGAGTCGCTGGTCACGGGCAAGGACCCGAAGACGGCCGTCGCCGACCTGGTGGCCGCGGGCGAGCACCCGGCACTCCGGCACGGCCGGGGCTGA
- a CDS encoding DUF2752 domain-containing protein, with protein MRDVTPDPRAATPARRTTARAAARPAVPAGVLAAVAAAFAYVGAVDPNEPGHYPACPLLRLTGLYCPGCGGLRSAHALVHGDLPAALQANAVAVAGYALFAVAWTVWVVRAVRGRPFRVDPRPAHLWAAGALVLVFTVVRNLPFGGWLHP; from the coding sequence ATGCGAGACGTGACCCCCGACCCCCGGGCGGCGACCCCCGCCCGCCGCACCACGGCACGGGCCGCGGCCCGGCCGGCCGTGCCCGCCGGGGTGCTCGCGGCCGTCGCCGCGGCCTTCGCCTACGTCGGCGCCGTGGACCCCAACGAGCCCGGCCACTACCCCGCCTGCCCGCTGCTGCGGCTGACCGGCCTGTACTGCCCCGGCTGCGGCGGGCTGCGCAGCGCGCACGCCCTGGTGCACGGCGATCTGCCGGCCGCCCTCCAGGCGAACGCAGTGGCGGTCGCCGGGTACGCGCTGTTCGCCGTGGCGTGGACCGTATGGGTGGTCCGCGCGGTCCGCGGCCGTCCGTTCCGCGTCGACCCGCGGCCCGCCCACCTGTGGGCCGCCGGCGCGTTGGTGCTGGTCTTCACCGTTGTCCGGAATCTGCCGTTCGGCGGCTGGCTGCATCCTTGA
- a CDS encoding HGxxPAAW family protein, protein MADSSHGHGHTPAAWTGVIIAFIGFTVAGAFMVMANPVGFWGGMAIVVLGGVVGGVMRAMGMGMPKAQPLKMADGAAPAKQKAAAATREPVAAES, encoded by the coding sequence ATGGCGGACAGCAGCCACGGGCACGGTCACACCCCGGCCGCCTGGACCGGTGTCATCATCGCCTTCATCGGTTTCACCGTCGCGGGTGCCTTCATGGTGATGGCCAACCCGGTGGGCTTCTGGGGCGGCATGGCCATCGTGGTCCTCGGCGGTGTCGTGGGCGGCGTGATGCGCGCCATGGGCATGGGCATGCCGAAGGCGCAGCCCCTGAAGATGGCGGACGGCGCCGCCCCGGCGAAGCAGAAGGCCGCCGCGGCGACGCGCGAGCCGGTCGCCGCCGAGAGCTGA